In Pseudobdellovibrionaceae bacterium, the following proteins share a genomic window:
- a CDS encoding VOC family protein — translation MITSLNHITIAVRDLEGSFSFYQDVLGFKPILRWKGGAYFLAGDLWFCLDLDSSTRKEALPEYTHIAFTISQSDFPKMVTRIRESGAKAWKENISEGDSFYFLDPNGHKLEIHVGDWRSRLQSALENPWDVSVEIL, via the coding sequence ATGATTACATCGCTCAATCATATCACCATTGCTGTTCGCGACCTAGAAGGGTCATTTTCTTTCTACCAGGATGTCTTGGGTTTTAAGCCCATCTTGCGCTGGAAGGGTGGTGCCTATTTTCTTGCGGGTGATTTGTGGTTTTGTCTCGATCTTGATTCATCGACTCGCAAAGAAGCCCTGCCTGAGTACACCCATATTGCCTTTACCATTTCACAGAGTGACTTCCCAAAGATGGTAACACGCATCCGCGAGTCTGGTGCCAAAGCCTGGAAAGAAAATATCTCAGAAGGTGACTCCTTTTACTTTCTCGACCCCAACGGCCACAAACTGGAAATTCATGTGGGAGATTGGCGCTCGCGCCTGCAAAGTGCGCTTGAGAACCCCTGGGATGTGTCAGTAGAGATTCTCTGA